One window from the genome of Podospora pseudocomata strain CBS 415.72m chromosome 6, whole genome shotgun sequence encodes:
- the SIT4_2 gene encoding sporulation-induced protein (COG:D; COG:T; EggNog:ENOG503NU6Q) — MTAAPKPGPANLRPGAGLDEWLEEAKQCHYLPESVMKQLCEMVKEVLMEESNIQPVVTPVTICGDIHGQFYDLLELFRVAGGMPGDNNVQAPQTVTAVITSDDIEPPSEITDPKLQKKVINSGPAPISTDPNETIVEGDTTTEAILPPNEGLTQSADTKFVFLGDFVDRGYFSLETFTLLMCLKAKYPDRIVLVRGNHESRQITQVYGFYEECQQKYGNASVWKACCQVFDFLVLAAIVDGTVLCVHGGLSPEIRTIDQIRVVARAQEIPHEGAFCDLVWSDPEDIDTWAVSPRGAGWLFGDKVATEFNHVNGLKTIARAHQLVNEGYKYHFSERSVVTVWSAPNYCYRCGNVASIMTVDEQLNTKFSIFSAVPDDQRHVPAGRRGPGDYFL; from the exons ATGACCGCAGCGCCAAAGCCGGGCCCGGCGAATCTCCGACCCGGAGCCGGTCTCGACGAGTGGCTCGAAGAAGCAAAACAATGCCACTACCTACCAGAGTCTGTCATGAAGCAGCTCTGCGAAATGGTCAAAGAGGTCCTGATGGAGGAGTCCAACATCCAACCAGTAGTCACCCCTGTCACCATCTGCGGCGACATTCACGGCCAGTTCTACGATCTCCTAGAGCTCTTCCGAGTGGCTGGTGGCATGCCGGGCGACAACAACGTCCAGGCGCCCCAGACAGTCACAGCAGTCATCACATCCGACGACATTGAGCCCCCGAGCGAAATCACCGATCCCAAGCTGCAAAAGAAGGTCATAAATTCTGGCCCAGCCCCAATAAGTACAGATCCAAACGAAACGATCGTCGAGGGGGACACAACCACCGAGGCCATCCTCCCTCCAAACGAGGGGCTCACCCAGTCAGCAGACACCAAATTTGTCTTTTTGGGCGATTTCGTCGACAGAGGGTATTTCAGTCTGGAAACATTTACTCTCTTAATGTGTCTAAAAGCCAA ATACCCCGACAGAATAGTCCTCGTCCGCGGCAACCACGAATCCCGTCAAATCACCCAAGTCTACGGCTTCTACGAAGAATGCCAGCAAAAATACGGCAACGCCTCCGTTTGGAAGGCCTGCTGCCAAGTCTTTGACTTTCTAGTCCTCGCAGCAATCGTGGACGGGACCGTCCTGTGCGTCCACGGCGGCCTGTCGCCCGAAATTAGAACCATCGACCAGATCCGTGTTGTGGCTAGAGCGCAGGAGATCCCGCATGAAGGCGCGTTTTGCGATTTGGTGTGGAGTGACCCAGAGGATATCGACACGTGGGCGGTGAGCCCGAGAGGAGCGGGTTGGCTGTTTGGCGATAAGGTCGCTACCGAGTTTAACCACGTGAATGGGCTGAAGACGATTGCGAGAGCGCATCAGTTGGTGAATGAGGGTTACAAG TATCACTTTAGCGAACggtcggtggtgacggtCTGGTCAGCACCGAATTACTGCTATCGCTGTGGTAATGTGGCGTCGATCATGACAGTGGACGAGCAGCTCAATACCAAGTTTAGCATCTTCTCGGCTGTGCCGGATGATCAGCGCCATGTGCCagctgggaggagagggccgGGTGATTACTTCCTGtag
- a CDS encoding hypothetical protein (COG:L; EggNog:ENOG503P6NB) translates to MTTLTAPPTTPFTFPSPRDSPAFFPPTPPSTTTPLLTTTATTTTTTKRKHSSISTAPQPPNYKTLINTSPKITPFEKKVYHLLLTIPPGSFTTYALMSTHLKSSPRAVGNALRKNPFAPGVPCHRVLATGNSLGGFKGKISRKSPDGVGGVDTLIEKKELLRKEGVKFDDKGRALGTPFRGFK, encoded by the exons ATGACAACCCTAACAGCCCCCCCAACGACCCCCTTcacattcccctcccccagagACTCCCCAGCATTCttccctcccacacccccatcaacaacaacccctctcctcacaaccaccgccaccaccacaaccaccaccaaaagaaaacactcctccatctccaccgccccccaacccccaaactaCAAAACCCtaatcaacacctcccccaaaatcACCCCCTTCGAAAAAAAAGtctaccacctcctcctcaccatccccccagGCTCCTTCACAACCTACGCCTTAATGTCCACACATCTGAAGTCTTCCCCCCGAGCAGTCGGCAACGCCCTAAGGAAAAACCCCTTTGCTCCCGGGGTTCCCTG CCACCGCGTCCTAGCAACAGGCAACTCCCTAGGCGGCTTCAAAGGCAAAATCTCCCGCAAAAGCCCCGACGGTGTAGGAGGCGTAGACACCCTCATCGAGAAAAAAGAACTCCTCAGAAAAGAAGGCGTTAAATTCGACGACAAGGGGAGAGCCCTGGGGACACCGTTCAGGGGGTTCAAGTAA
- a CDS encoding hypothetical protein (EggNog:ENOG503NTWP), whose amino-acid sequence MAPTTVQNPPAPVESKTALKKKAKAAAAVKAAAGTESPAPASVAGGENPDDSSENGYIRELSKNIRNLNKKISNGARIENLINEHSGKSLEELVAAKIINADQAASHLKRPSLQNQLAQFEKELAMHKQIEADHRSRLSQLETTLKEKFEKEKEELVAETKQKVEAEADEKLRGYLLALSQFLRLAAARRLAEADSSIDENAAIEGVLLHIYCGDNDSVTEMLKLVQGSDECVLGVEGRLLKTTFADIKEEAYAHLNPNYKRPKPAEPEFAEELKLDEYESTVLVETDPTVANAGLTEVDDGSAVALTNGHGQDASSASGGAPGNADVADSAANAAGENQWDTGNTISDSQEWVNVNVPRDLGETETGAAATPAQPTAPVTNQSWADEHPETAAEATTPADDGFHQVPSRSRGSRDGGHRGRGGFRGRGGGFRGDGRGRGRGRGGDRGGFPSRPRREESQG is encoded by the exons ATGGCTCCCACTACTGTCCAGAATCCTCCGGCGCCCGTCGAGTCCAAAACCgccctgaagaagaaggccaaggccgctgctgctgtcaaggCCGCTGCCGGCACCGAgtcccctgcccctgctTCCGTTGCCGGCGGCGAGAACCCAGATGACAGCTCTGAGAATGGCTACATCCGCGAGCTTTCCAA GAACATCCGCAACCTCAACAAAAAGATC TCCAATGGTGCCAGAATCGAGAATTTGATCAACGAGCATAGTGGCAAGTCACTCGAGGAGCTCGTAGCTGCCAAGATCATCAATGCCGACCAGGCTGCCTCGCACCTGAAACGCCCCTCCCTTCAGAACCAGCTCGCCCAGTTCGAGAAGGAGCTTGCCATGCACAAGCAGATCGAGGCCGACCACCGTTCCCGTCTGAGCCAGCTGGAGACTACGCTGAAGGAGAAGttcgagaaggagaaggaggagcttgttGCTGAGACAAAGCAAaaggtcgaggccgaggccgacgagAAACTGAGGGGCTACCTTTTGGCTCTCTCGCAGTTCCTTCGTCTCGCTGCTGCCCGCCGTCTCGCCGAGGCTGATAGCTCGATTGATGAGAATGCGGCTATCGAAGGTGTTCTTCTCCATATCTACTGTGGTGATAATGATTCCGTCACCGAGATGCTCAAGTTGGTCCAGGGATCAGATGAGTGCgtccttggtgttgaggggaggTTACTGAAGACTACCT TTGCCGAtatcaaggaggaggcttaTGCCCATCTGAACCCAAACTACAAGCGTCCCAAGCCAGCCGAGCCCGAGTTTGCGGAAGAGCTGAAGTTGGACGAGTACGAGTCGACCGTTTTGGTCGAGACTGACCCAACAGTTGCCAATGCCGGTCTCACCGAGGTTGACGATGGCTCTGCCGTCGCTTTGACAAACGGCCATGGCCAGGACGCCTCGTCTGCTAGCGGCGGTGCTCCCGGCAACGCCGATGTCGCCGACAGTGCTGCAAATGCCGCTGGCGAGAACCAGTGGGATACCGGCAACACCATCTCGGACTCGCAGGAATGGGTTAATGTCAACGTTCCCCGCGATCTCGGCGAGACGGAGACCGGTGCGGCCGCTACACCTGCCCAGCCTACTGCCCCGGTTACCAACCAGTCGTGGGCTGACGAGCATCCCGAGACGGCGGCCGAGGCTACCACCCCTGCCGATGATGGATTTCACCAGGTCCCGAGCCGCAGCCGTGGCAGCCGTGATGGTGGCCACCGTGGTCGTGGCGGTTTCCGTggccgcggtggtggtttccGCGGTGATGGCCGTGGACGCGGtcgtggccgtggtggtgatcgCGGGGGTTTCCCCTCGCGTCCTCGCCGGGAAGAAAGCCAGGGTTAG
- a CDS encoding hypothetical protein (EggNog:ENOG503P5RP; COG:S) has product MPGQKLYPRATVKKIVKAHSNCSVSKNADVMIFLDYMLFMQNSLVKEASIEAKKGGERGITARSVKKVTADSLAKFKG; this is encoded by the exons ATGCCCGGTCAAAAGCTGTATCCACGCGCGACAGTCAAGAAAATCGTCAAGGCTCACTCCAATTGCAGCGTGAGCAAGAACGCAGATGTCATG ATCTTTTTGGACTACATGCTGTTTATGCAAAA TAGTCTGGTGAAAGAAGCCTCCATTGAAGCCAAAAAGGGTGGTGAAAGGGGCATCACGGCACGCagtgtgaagaaggtgacgGCG GATTCATTGGCCAAGTTCAAAGGATGA
- a CDS encoding hypothetical protein (EggNog:ENOG503PSJN): MTCEMNGCGGAKHFEPNKKEYLPYCTNHATCPVARCKQTRLDRQSAFCDDHTCRERSCNKSARVKPYCDDHRCAEIDCAYPIADKTGRFCPLHTCRAEDCLEFVNSFSIYCQSHGCSKSKCLQQSIVEYLCLDHLKKHYTALGRRSALTPASSQFGTVATSTIAEDDDSSASDDNDERRPGIRNKPPSLKGAYPSSSTFSTTHSHTRSAPIFVPNSNSGSGGGKETPLTMRPSTTLQIHTQNNTSDPHHPSPSQKGPGFYKVNTAADGGGGGDGESVRAPLPKLVPMSLPVPSDDGKTGSRPKLMEDIEGMLYNPERGCWE; this comes from the exons ATGACATGCGAGATGAACGGCTGCGGAGGAGCAAAGCATTTTGAACCCAACAAGAAGGAATATTTGCCGTATTGCACCAACC ATGCCACCTGCCCAGTTGCCCGATGTAAGCAGACGAGACTGGACCGACAGTCAGCTTTCTGCGATGACCATACCTGTCGAGAGAGGAGCTGCAACAAGAGCGCCAGAGTGAAGCCGTATTGTGATGATC ATCGATGTGCGGAAATCGACTGCGCCTATCCTATCGCCGACAAAACTGGAAGGTTTTGCCCACTGC ATACTTGCCGAGCCGAAGACTGCTTAGAGTTCGTCAACAGTTTCTCCATATACTGTCAATCCC ACGGCTGCTCCAAATCCAAATGCCTCCAACAATCCATCGTCGAGTACCTCTGCCTAGACC ACCTCAAAAAACACTACACCGCCCTCGGCCGCCGCTCAGCCCTAACCCCTGCCTCCTCCCAATTCGGCACCGTCGCAACAAGCACCATAGCAGAGGACGACGATTCCTCCGCTTcagacgacaacgacgagaGACGCCCAGGAATAAGGAATAAACCCCCTAGCCTGAAAGGCGCCTACCCGTCCTCTTCGACGTTTAGCACCACCCACAGCCATACAAGATCAGCACCCATCTTTGTCCCTAACTCCAATTCTGGCAGCGGTGGAGGCAAAGAGACACCATTGACTATGAGGCCGAGCACAACACTCCAGATTCATACTCAGAATAATACATCtgaccctcatcacccctcGCCGTCGCAAAAGGGCCCGGGGTTTTACAAGGTGAacactgctgctgatgggggtggtggtggtgatggggagagtGTTAGGGCACCGTTGCCCAAGCTTGTGCCTATGTCTCTGCCTGTTCCGAGCGACGATGGgaagacaggttcgaggcCGAAGCTCATGGAGGATATAGAGGGTATGTTGTACAATCCTGAGAGGGGGTGCTGGGAGTAG
- the HUB1 gene encoding ubiquitin-like modifier hub1 (COG:O; EggNog:ENOG503P7AI), whose protein sequence is MADADPPPRRRSRSRSRSPPRRPKASGGFKWKEKRPTTSEDSRDGGGRDGSDKNLQRGYRDRSPRRDRDRDDRRDRDRDSNNDRSRQNRSPTRRDRDSAAAPRERDATRDRRRSPRRERSPRRDRPRDKPREEKKEKPRQPTAPQEEMIVVTVNDRLGTKAQIPAFPSDTVGQFKIMVAMKVGREPHEILLKRQGERPFKDHITLGDYGVSNGVQVDLEVDTGD, encoded by the coding sequence ATGGCGGATGCAGACCCACCACCTCGTCGCCGGTCACGATCACGAAGTCGATCCCCGCCTAGACGACCAAAAGCCAGCGGGGGGTTCAAATGGAAAGAGAAACGTCCTACTACTAGCGAAGACAGTCGCGACGGCGGTGGTCGAGACGGCAGCGACAAGAACCTCCAGCGCGGCTACCGCGACCGCTCGCCCCGGCGTGATCGCGATCGGGATGATAGACGGGATAGAGACCGCGACAGCAACAATGATCGCTCGAGGCAAAATCGCTCCCCGACCAGACGAGACCGCGactctgctgctgccccccgGGAACGGGATGCCACTCGTGACAGGCGCCGCTCCCCAAGACGAGAGCGCTCGCCACGACGGGACAGACCAAGGGATAAgccaagagaagaaaagaaggagaagcccAGGCAACCCACCGCGCCACAAGAAGAAATGATTGTCGTCACGGTGAATGATAGACTGGGCACCAAAGCCCAGATCCCCGCTTTTCCCTCCGACACGGTCGGCCAGTTCAAGATTATGGTCGCCATGAAGGTTGGCCGGGAGCCGCACGAAATTTTGCTCAAGAGGCAGGGGGAGAGGCCGTTTAAGGATCATATCACGCTAGGGGATTACGGGGTTAGTAATGGGGTGCAGGTTGATTTGGAGGTTGATACTGGGGATTAA
- a CDS encoding hypothetical protein (EggNog:ENOG503P4NE; COG:O), with translation MNLSRRMLTKEEEDAVGDEIEVRREDQDKINKFSRLHSHELTLEEELKVKNKEKEELDDITTELELADEDDLVPYKIGDAFFHLPLPQAQELLGLSIAKIEEEIGELEDKMATIREEMTQLKVELYARFGKTINLET, from the exons ATGAATTTGAGCAGGAGAATG ttgaccaaggaggaggaggatgcagTAGGGGATGAGATCGAGGTCCGCCGTGAGGATCAGGACAAGATCAATAAATTCAGCCGCCTCCACTCCCACGAACTCAcactcgaggaggagctcaaaGTAAAAAAC aaagaaaaagaagagctTGACGACATCACGACGGAGCTTGAGCTcgccgacgaggatgacctTGTTCC GTACAAGATTGGAGacgccttcttccacctGCCGCTACCACAGGCACAGGAGCTCCTTGGCCTCTCAATAGCCAAgatcgaggaggaaatcggggagttggaggacaAGATGGCCACTATTCGGGAGGAAATGACGCAGCTGAAGGTGGAGCTGTATGCGCGATTTGGAAAGACTATCAACCTCGAGACATGA
- a CDS encoding hypothetical protein (EggNog:ENOG503PSJN) — translation MPSDTRCPIPDCHQARAQFLDPNFDPLSNAVPRYARYEVTVTDIIKMGAEQTDVATSARTSLSVVRNTVLIR, via the exons ATGCCATCAGACACGAGATGTCCCATCCCGGACTGTCATCAAGCTCGGGCTCAGTTTCTCGACCCCAACTTTGACCCCCTTTCGAATGCTGTGCCGAGATATGCTCGCTATGAAGT AACGGTTACTGATATCATCAAGATGGGTGCAGAGCAGACGGATGTGGCGACGAGCGCCAGGACCAGCTTGAGTGTTGTGAGAAAC ACGGTACTGATACGATAG
- a CDS encoding hypothetical protein (EggNog:ENOG503NX5Z; COG:S), translated as MEEPQRTSSQYDGGDDVHHRPSFQSYHDTQTTLDVPEKSDEPVDEEPKDEEAIRESEKQVEAPQEKDVIKTVSEEATVAQVPRAFPLIRTTRARPPSALRATVSTPDMCQRVVSPDGSVKRECSFDILGLSKEEVQAILAAAGGTEGRGVSMASTQPARDVGESSGKNREEPQVPEQAHPRCPTCMSILAGELDIAAFEPAQQQQQEQTQYPQPPTGTLTKSSSLKKSPATSTPFPYYASSHATSDDEEEMIVSWEPDHDTGNPHEWSPGKKACILITCMMLIINSTMGSALPANALPFISDKWDITNESQQVLPISVYLIGYVMGPILWAPLSEQFGRKIPTMITFLIFTAFTLATALANSWIMFLIFRLLTGTFASAPIAIVPGIIADISPNPRTRGRNMGLFFMTTVSGPLLAPIISGYCSETIGWRWAFWIGLIYAGCTLVPLFFLPETYGPVLLKRRAEEIRLHDAKARVVALHEMEKKSFRELTTVVLYRPIKMLVTEPIVNTSCAYLALCYAIFYMCFEAFPIIFTGVYGLSPGECGLTYLAVGAGCLLALPIFFVWDSVLRSAMASNKAWTRQEEYRRLPLACIGGPMFVISLFWLGWTAKEGVHFFVPMLAGVPFGVGFMCIFQALLNYLTDAYEVYAASANAAASTSRSLLATVLPLATLPMFEKLGISGACSLLGGVSTLMCAIPFVFLWQGDKIRSNSKFCLAIRQRKEEQQQKIEEQRRRSQARMLERVSARAGGEKQVVIQGKRVGSSGSDQSGSGGMGEGSSGSLGRLPGVKVVVEEKEKGKGVEVRRVIV; from the exons ATGGAAGAACCACAGCGAACCAGCAGCCAGTACGACGGAGGAGACGATGTTCACCACAGGCCATCCTTCCAGAGCTATCATGACACTCAGACAACACTTGATGTTCCCGAGAAGTCTGATGAACCCGTAGATGAGGAACCCAAAGACGAAGAAGCTATCCGGGAGAGTGAGAAACAGGTCGAAGCACCACAGGAGAAAGACGTGATCAAAACGGTCTCGGAAGAAGCAACTGTGGCGCAGGTCCCCAGAGCGTTTCCGTTAATCAGGACCACACGAGCTCGCCCACCATCCGCTCTTCGTGCCACAGTTTCTACACCAGATATGTGCCAGCGAGTGGTATCACCCGATGGATCGGTGAAACGGGAGTGCTCCTTTGATATTTTGGGCTTGTCGAAAGAGGAAGTCCAGGCTATCCTGGCCGCCGCTGGAGGCACTGAGGGCCGAGGGGTGTCAATGGCAAGCACGCAGCCCGCGCGAGATGTTGGCGAGAGCAGTGGGAAGAACCGGGAAGAACCCCAGGTTCCAGAGCAGGCTCATCCTCGCTGCCCAACATGCATGAGCATTCTCGCCGGCGAGCTTGATATCGCGGCCTTTGAACCcgctcaacagcaacagcaagaacaaACCCAAtacccccaaccaccaaccggAACCCTCACCAAAAGCTCTTCCCTCAAAAAGTCCCCCGCCACTTCTACCCCCTTTCCATACTACGCCTCCAGCCACGCCACCTcggacgatgaagaagaaatgATCGTCTCCTGGGAACCCGACCACGACACGGGCAACCCGCACGAGTGGTCCCCCGGCAAGAAAGCCTGCATCCTCATTACTTGCATGATGCTCATCATTAACTCAACCATGGGCTCTGCCCTCCCAGCCAACGCTCTGCCTTTTATCTCAGACAAATGGGACATTACCAACGAATCCCAACAagtcctccccatctccgTCTATCTGATCGGCTACGTCATGGGCCCCATCCTCTGGGCCCCCCTTTCCGAGCAATTCGGCCGCAAAATCCCAACAATGATCACCTTCCTAATATTCACCGCCTTCACCCTCGCAACCGCCCTCGCAAACAGCTGGATCATGTTCCTCATCTTCCGCCTCCTAACCGGAACCTTCGCCTCCgcccccatcgccatcgtccCAGGGATAATCGCCgacatctcccccaaccctcgCACTCGAGGGAGGAACATGGGGTTATTCTTCATGACGACCGTCTCCGGGCCTTTACTCGCCCCAATCATATCAGGCTATTGCTCCGAAACAATCGGCTGGAGGTGGGCGTTTTGGATTGGACTTATTTACGCGGGATGCACACTTGTCCCCTTGTTCTTCCTCCCAGAAACATATGGTCCTGTCCTCCTCAAGCGACGCGCTGAGGAAATTCGCCTTCATGACGCCAAGGCTAGAGTGGTGGCGCTGcatgagatggagaagaagtcgTTCAGGGAGTTGACGACTGTTGTTTTATACCGGCCCATCAAGATGCTCGTCACGGAGCCGATCGTTAACACTTCGTGTGCTTACCTCGCGCTTTGTTATGCCATCTTTTACATGTGTTTTGAGGCGTTTCCGATCATTTTCACTGGGGTTTATGGGCTCTCGCCGGGGGAGTGCGGGTTGACGTATCTGGCCGTTGGGGCGGGGTGCTTACTCGCGTTGCCGATCTTTTTTGTGTGGGATAGTGTTCTGAGGTCGGCGATGGCCAGCAACAAGGCGTGGACTAGACAGGAGGAGTACAGACGGCTACCGCTCGCGTGTATCGGGGGCCCGATGTTTGTGATTAGTCTTTTTTGGTTGGGATGGACGGCGAAGGAGGGGGTTCACTTTTTTGTGCCGATGCTGGCGGGGGTGCCGTTTGGGGTGGGGTTTATGTGTATATTCCAGGCTCTCTT GAACTATTTGACCGACGCGTACGAAGTCTACGCCGCGTCTGCCAACGCTGCCGCGTCAACCTCCCGCTCTTTGCTCGCTACTGTCTTGCCTTTGGCTACTCTCCCCATGTTTGAGAAGTTGGGGATAAGCGGTGCTTGCTCGCTGCTTGGGGGCGTGAGCACGCTCATGTGTGCTATTCCATTTGTGTTTCTCTGGCAGGGGGACAAGATCAGGTCCAACTCCAAGTTTTGTCTTGCGATCCGGCAGcggaaggaggagcagcagcagaagattGAGGAGCAACGGAGACGGTCACAGGCGAGGAtgctggagagggtgagTGCCCGGGCTGGGGGGGAAAAACAAGTGGTTATCcaggggaagagggttggGAGTTCGGGGAGTGATCAATCTGGGTCTGGTggaatgggggaggggtcatCTGGCAGTTTGGGACGACTGCCCGGGGTgaaggttgtggtggaggagaaggagaaggggaagggggtggaggtgcgAAGGGTAATAGTTTAA